A portion of the Meriones unguiculatus strain TT.TT164.6M chromosome 14, Bangor_MerUng_6.1, whole genome shotgun sequence genome contains these proteins:
- the LOC110544773 gene encoding LOW QUALITY PROTEIN: olfactory receptor 52Z1P-like (The sequence of the model RefSeq protein was modified relative to this genomic sequence to represent the inferred CDS: inserted 1 base in 1 codon), with the protein MKSLRNTKKKKQVGHVYITTIKTLLFEKFVNISTTSLIGKFSKETNEENTVVLGKELNATPAQLTFFLLTGVPGLEDIQIWISIPFSFMYLLAVLGNVLAVAVVVYDRSLHEPMYLFLAMLAFNDVLLCTVTVPQMLLIFWQGPLATPFPACLTQMFFVHALFLSESAVLLAMAFDRYVAICTPLHYTTLLTGSLIGKVGLALVARSVAVITPGVLLILRLDFCWSNIXRHTYCENMGIAKLACNSITLNSIYGLSAALLTTGMDFVFISLSYWLILKTVLQLPSREARKKAFGTCGAHICVILIFYTLAFFSFFTHRCGRHVSRHLILLANLYLLVSPTMNPIVYGIKTKEIRMRVVGPCSRPK; encoded by the exons ATGAAATCAttaagaaacacaaagaaaaagaagcaggttGGTCATGTCTACATCACAACAATTAAAACTCTCCTGTTTGAGAAATTTGTTAATATTTCTACCACCTCACTTATTGGGAAA tttagcaaagaaactaatgaagagaatACAGTTGTTCTTGGCAAAG AACTCAACGCTACccctgctcagctcactttctttcTGCTCACTGGCGTGCCAGGATTAGAAGATATCCAAATTTGGATCTCCATCCCTTTCAGCTTCATGTACCTCTTGGCTGTGTTAGGCAACGTGCTGGCCGTGGCAGTGGTGGTCTATGACCGGAGCCTCCATGAACCCATGTATCTCTTCCTGGCCATGTTGGCGTTCAACGATGTCCTCCTCTGTACTGTCACTGTACCCCAGATGCTGCTCATTTTCTGGCAGGGCCCCTTGGCAACCCCCTTTCCTGCTTGCCTCACACAGATGTTTTTCGTCCACGCTCTTTTCCTCTCTGAATCTGCTGTCTTACTGGCCATGGCTTTTGATCGCTATGTGGCTATCTGCACACCGCTGCATTACACAACCCTGCTTACAGGCTCTCTCATTGGCAAGGTTGGGCTGGCGCTGGTAGCTCGGAGTGTGGCTGTCATCACTCCCGGGGTGCTCCTTATTCTCCGCTTGGACTTCTGCTGGAGCAACA TCCGCCACACATACTGTGAGAATATGGGCATCGCCAAGTTGGCTTGCAACAGCATTACCCTAAACAGTATTTATGGACTCTCAGCTGCGCTCCTTACCACAGGGATGGACTTCGTCTTCATCTCCTTGTCTTACTGGCTAATCCTGAAAACAGTCCTACAACTGCCATCAAGGGAAGCCCGGAAAAAAGCTTTCGGCACCTGCGGAGCACACATTTGCGTCATCTTAATATTCTACACACtggcctttttttccttctttacccATCGCTGTGGGCGCCACGTCTCCAGGCACCTCATTCTCCTGGCTAATCTCTATCTATTGGTGTCCCCAACCATGAACCCCATAGTTTACGGAATAAAAACCAAAGAGATAAGGATGCGAGTAGTAGGGCCCTGCTCCCGCCCAAAATGA